In Amycolatopsis sp. EV170708-02-1, the following are encoded in one genomic region:
- a CDS encoding tetratricopeptide repeat protein, translating into MGDDLGSVAVARSASGTQVPRQLPPVPAHFTSRTAELEALDSAAARQEDDSIDRSPAVTVVVGPGGVGKTALAVTWAVRNAGRFPSGQLYADLRGFSPETAVPPEDALGAFLRALGVPPERVPVGLAEQAALFRTTTAGMRLLLVVDNAISAAQVRPLIPASSGCVVVVTSRLRLDGLHAEGARFVDMAPLPEEHAVELLTRSVGESRVAGELPDVTTLAELCGRLPIALRVAGARLASRPKWPVARMVAELRDERVRLSKLSPVGEASLTATFDSSYSALSPHAARLYRLAGEYPGLTIEVGAAAAAARVSENEAADGLQELADASLLEEVGERGYRFHDLVRLHARALPDDERFEVVARIADWYLHRMTRANMVVIPMRWRISTVRARYEDAPALFATGVEALHWLDERLPDIIGLLEEAAALGQDELAWQLCEALWELFLYRKHYQLWIRTHEVGIAAAHRCAHAIAEARLRCQLGRAYLDLGRFEAAETECLKAVDLAKGAGSRHNESVALDQLGMAAQGRGDFERAVEFFGQSLVIEGELGIDRGVAQRHRRIGEALLQAGRTADADRHLRLAQELFREIGDAKGEAEATLSLARIEARAGEITAAKRELERAAAVLDESGSAVYQSDVLVAFAEVAELEGDFGAARGHLTKALDLCGPIGGLRVERARARLDALAARCDHPQQPEPSAGE; encoded by the coding sequence ATGGGAGATGACCTCGGCTCGGTGGCCGTCGCGCGGTCAGCCTCGGGCACCCAGGTTCCCCGGCAGTTGCCTCCGGTCCCCGCGCATTTCACCAGCAGGACCGCGGAGCTCGAAGCGCTCGACTCGGCCGCCGCCCGGCAGGAGGACGACTCGATCGACCGATCGCCCGCGGTCACCGTGGTGGTCGGACCCGGTGGCGTCGGCAAGACCGCGCTCGCGGTCACCTGGGCGGTCCGGAACGCCGGACGCTTCCCGTCGGGCCAGCTGTACGCGGATCTGCGCGGGTTCTCACCGGAGACGGCCGTGCCGCCCGAAGACGCGCTCGGAGCGTTCTTGCGCGCGCTCGGCGTCCCTCCGGAACGGGTGCCGGTCGGGCTGGCCGAGCAAGCGGCCCTGTTCCGGACCACCACCGCGGGGATGCGACTGCTGCTCGTGGTGGACAACGCGATCTCGGCCGCCCAGGTGCGGCCGTTGATCCCGGCCTCGTCGGGATGCGTCGTGGTGGTCACCAGCAGGCTGAGGCTGGACGGCCTGCACGCGGAGGGCGCGCGGTTCGTCGACATGGCGCCTCTGCCGGAGGAGCACGCCGTCGAGCTGCTGACGCGTTCGGTCGGCGAATCGCGGGTGGCCGGGGAACTTCCGGACGTGACGACACTGGCGGAACTGTGTGGACGGCTGCCGATCGCGCTCCGGGTGGCGGGCGCGAGGCTGGCGTCGCGGCCGAAATGGCCGGTGGCCAGGATGGTGGCGGAGCTCCGTGACGAGCGGGTGCGGTTGTCGAAGCTGTCGCCGGTGGGCGAAGCGTCGTTGACGGCGACTTTCGACTCGTCCTATTCGGCGTTGTCGCCGCACGCGGCCAGGCTGTACCGGCTGGCCGGGGAATACCCGGGGCTGACGATCGAGGTGGGAGCGGCGGCCGCGGCGGCGCGGGTCTCCGAAAACGAGGCCGCGGACGGGCTCCAAGAGCTGGCGGACGCCAGCCTCCTCGAGGAGGTCGGCGAGCGTGGTTACCGCTTCCACGATCTGGTGCGGTTGCACGCACGCGCGCTGCCGGACGACGAACGGTTCGAAGTCGTCGCCCGTATCGCGGACTGGTACCTGCACCGGATGACGCGGGCGAACATGGTGGTGATCCCGATGCGGTGGAGGATCAGTACCGTGCGCGCCCGGTACGAGGACGCGCCGGCGCTGTTCGCCACTGGTGTCGAAGCACTGCACTGGCTGGACGAGCGGTTGCCGGACATCATCGGGCTGCTCGAAGAGGCGGCCGCGCTAGGCCAGGACGAACTCGCCTGGCAACTGTGCGAAGCCCTCTGGGAACTCTTCCTCTACCGCAAGCACTATCAGCTTTGGATCCGGACGCACGAGGTCGGCATCGCCGCGGCACACCGGTGCGCCCACGCGATCGCCGAAGCACGGTTGCGCTGCCAGCTGGGCCGTGCGTACCTGGATCTGGGACGGTTCGAAGCCGCCGAAACCGAATGCCTGAAGGCCGTGGACCTGGCGAAGGGAGCCGGAAGCCGCCACAACGAGTCCGTGGCCTTGGACCAGCTGGGCATGGCGGCGCAAGGTCGTGGCGACTTCGAGCGGGCGGTCGAGTTCTTCGGCCAGAGCCTCGTGATCGAAGGGGAACTCGGGATCGACCGCGGCGTCGCGCAGCGGCACCGCCGGATCGGCGAGGCGTTGCTGCAGGCGGGCCGGACCGCCGACGCCGACCGGCATCTGCGTCTCGCGCAAGAGCTGTTCAGGGAGATAGGCGATGCGAAGGGCGAGGCCGAGGCCACCCTGTCGCTGGCGCGGATCGAAGCCCGAGCGGGCGAGATCACCGCGGCGAAACGTGAACTCGAACGTGCCGCCGCGGTGCTCGACGAGTCAGGTTCGGCCGTCTATCAGTCCGATGTGCTCGTGGCGTTCGCCGAGGTCGCTGAGCTCGAGGGCGATTTCGGCGCGGCTCGTGGCCATCTGACCAAGGCGCTGGACCTGTGCGGCCCGATCGGCGGGCTGCGGGTGGAGCGGGCCCGTGCCCGGCTGGACGCCTTGGCCGCACGGTGCGACCACCCGCAGCAGCCGGAGCCGTCGGCCGGCGAGTGA
- a CDS encoding tetratricopeptide repeat protein, whose protein sequence is MNWAGPRPRQVLTALLTVPNRRLPLDVVVDWVWEEHEKAPQDAHSTLHQNATKLRRAFDEKSVPAKVSVGKAGCLLEIEPALIDHFGFQATMDKARRFRGLEQHDRALVEALSAVRLCRDEPLADLRTERADAWRALWERSVWIPANAFVVAEQLATGQADAAVRKLAELEQTHPRELSFEKLRIRALAEADQPAEAADFFRVTYARYREAGETRAAEELRAVNDKVLIRPERVIPRRKPAPLDSTGQSEHVIRHLPPDVDDVEGRVDLIALLDAYTTDSAGAPKRAAVVVTGGPGVGKTTLAAKWAHRAERRYRHGVVMLDLRGDSQVAKADAGEIVDTLLSLLDFPVDHVVNPVARAAKLSSLLARRSMLVILDNVRSSDQVTPLLGVLSSCTVLIVSRWRLKSLSAKLTPPVITVFPLADRYSSALLTRRIGHRARDDAEGVEELVRLCRGNPLALTLVAERAISRAGTRMRTLASHLRDADLLLDLGDEGDWPGMSLRSAFALSYQDLEPAEQRVFALIGLHPSTEMTPAVIAAADGRPASEVRRSLDILVAAHLIEHPADLDRYRVHDLLHLYAASLATQLSDVDLARRKMFEFYLRVVIDAYRLQFPHKELLNLPPMVRAAPTPGFRNATEARQWVLRERSSIMAISAASEGVLNGISYLLPAMASEFFILQGIYPDAVEGLTIAVRAATAQGDMGSLASCLNDLGVVHMLSGADDAAERCLSRALELADAHGIAIGGVTVRLNLARVHFHAGRAAEAVERYRKVLPSVRALGEPVLCARAEHRFADALVDMGGHDEEALALYREALRHRREAGDATDLMRAHAALGALLVRLGRLAEASVECRAGEALIEASQDLPTIMKLNTVLAQLRHAEGDDAAALRHAHRAVALADRTQHATGQARALGVLAAIVCEHGNPEAARELWQEAAELYRGRARTAKADAIEVLLAELDARGPLVPSTRDGDRDTVAMPSPHLRILRGRRS, encoded by the coding sequence GTGAACTGGGCTGGTCCTCGGCCGAGGCAGGTGCTGACCGCGTTGCTGACGGTGCCGAACCGTCGATTACCGCTGGACGTCGTCGTGGACTGGGTGTGGGAAGAGCACGAGAAGGCGCCGCAGGACGCTCACTCGACGCTTCACCAGAACGCGACCAAGCTGCGCCGGGCCTTCGACGAAAAATCCGTTCCCGCGAAGGTGAGTGTGGGCAAAGCCGGTTGCCTGCTGGAGATCGAGCCCGCACTGATCGATCACTTCGGCTTCCAGGCCACGATGGACAAGGCCCGCCGGTTCCGCGGACTCGAGCAGCACGACCGCGCGCTCGTCGAAGCGCTTTCGGCTGTCCGGCTGTGCCGGGACGAACCCTTGGCCGATCTGCGGACAGAGCGTGCCGACGCCTGGCGCGCCTTATGGGAGCGCAGTGTGTGGATACCCGCCAACGCGTTCGTCGTGGCGGAGCAATTGGCGACCGGACAAGCCGATGCCGCGGTGCGAAAACTGGCGGAGCTCGAACAGACGCATCCGAGGGAACTGAGCTTCGAGAAATTGAGAATTCGAGCGCTGGCCGAAGCCGATCAGCCCGCCGAAGCCGCGGACTTCTTCCGGGTGACGTATGCCCGTTACCGCGAGGCGGGGGAGACAAGGGCGGCGGAAGAACTGCGGGCGGTCAACGACAAGGTACTGATCCGGCCGGAACGGGTGATTCCCCGGCGTAAACCGGCCCCGCTCGATTCCACTGGCCAGAGCGAGCACGTGATAAGGCATTTGCCGCCGGACGTCGACGATGTCGAGGGAAGGGTCGACCTGATCGCGCTGCTCGACGCCTACACGACCGATTCGGCGGGCGCGCCGAAACGGGCGGCGGTGGTGGTGACCGGAGGACCCGGGGTCGGGAAGACGACCTTGGCGGCCAAATGGGCCCATCGTGCGGAACGACGGTACCGGCACGGCGTGGTCATGCTGGATCTTCGCGGTGACAGTCAGGTCGCGAAGGCCGACGCCGGCGAAATAGTCGACACCCTCTTGTCGTTGCTGGATTTTCCGGTCGACCATGTGGTCAATCCGGTCGCCCGTGCCGCGAAGCTGTCGTCCCTGCTCGCCCGGCGCTCGATGCTCGTGATCCTCGACAACGTGCGCAGTTCCGATCAGGTCACGCCACTGCTGGGCGTCCTGTCTTCGTGCACGGTACTGATCGTTTCGCGGTGGCGGCTGAAATCGTTGTCGGCGAAGCTGACTCCGCCGGTGATCACGGTGTTCCCCCTCGCCGACCGGTATTCCTCCGCCCTGTTGACCCGGCGAATCGGTCACCGCGCGCGAGACGACGCGGAAGGAGTCGAAGAGCTGGTGCGGCTGTGCCGGGGCAACCCCTTGGCACTGACCCTGGTGGCCGAACGTGCCATCTCCCGGGCAGGCACGCGGATGCGGACCCTGGCGAGCCACTTGCGCGACGCTGACCTGTTGCTGGACCTCGGTGACGAGGGCGACTGGCCGGGGATGAGCCTGAGGTCCGCCTTCGCCCTTTCGTATCAGGACCTCGAGCCCGCCGAACAGCGCGTGTTCGCCCTGATCGGCCTGCACCCGAGCACCGAGATGACCCCCGCGGTGATCGCCGCCGCGGACGGGCGTCCGGCGTCGGAGGTGCGGCGCTCGCTCGACATACTGGTCGCCGCGCATCTGATCGAGCACCCCGCCGACCTCGACCGCTATCGCGTGCACGACCTTCTCCATCTGTACGCAGCGTCCCTGGCGACCCAATTGTCCGATGTGGACCTCGCGCGGAGGAAGATGTTCGAGTTCTATCTGCGCGTGGTCATCGACGCGTATCGCTTGCAGTTCCCGCACAAAGAGCTGCTGAACCTGCCTCCGATGGTCCGGGCGGCGCCCACGCCCGGCTTCCGGAACGCCACCGAAGCACGGCAGTGGGTGCTGCGGGAACGATCGTCGATCATGGCGATCAGCGCGGCGTCGGAAGGTGTTCTCAACGGTATTTCGTATCTCCTGCCCGCGATGGCATCGGAGTTCTTCATATTGCAGGGGATATACCCCGACGCGGTCGAGGGGCTGACCATCGCCGTCCGTGCGGCGACGGCGCAAGGCGACATGGGCTCACTGGCTTCGTGCCTCAACGATCTCGGGGTCGTGCATATGCTCAGCGGCGCCGATGACGCGGCCGAGCGGTGTCTGTCGCGCGCGCTCGAACTGGCCGATGCTCACGGGATCGCGATCGGCGGCGTGACGGTCAGGCTGAATCTGGCCCGAGTGCATTTCCATGCCGGTCGCGCGGCCGAAGCGGTCGAACGGTACCGGAAGGTGCTTCCGTCCGTTCGCGCATTGGGCGAGCCGGTGTTGTGCGCCAGAGCGGAGCACCGCTTCGCCGACGCGCTGGTCGACATGGGCGGTCACGACGAGGAAGCGCTCGCTCTGTATCGGGAGGCCTTGAGGCATCGGCGTGAAGCCGGTGACGCCACTGATCTGATGCGGGCACACGCGGCCCTGGGGGCGTTGCTGGTCCGCCTCGGCAGGCTCGCCGAAGCGTCGGTGGAATGCCGCGCGGGAGAGGCGTTGATCGAAGCGAGTCAGGATCTCCCGACGATCATGAAGCTCAACACGGTGCTCGCACAGCTGCGGCACGCGGAAGGTGACGACGCGGCGGCGTTGCGGCACGCGCACCGGGCGGTCGCCCTGGCGGATCGAACCCAGCACGCGACCGGACAAGCGAGAGCTCTTGGCGTCCTGGCCGCCATCGTCTGCGAGCACGGCAATCCCGAAGCCGCGCGGGAACTGTGGCAGGAGGCCGCAGAGCTCTATCGCGGGCGGGCGCGGACGGCGAAGGCGGACGCGATCGAGGTGCTGCTGGCCGAACTGGACGCGCGTGGACCACTTGTCCCGAGCACTCGCGACGGTGACCGGGACACGGTGGCGATGCCTTCACCGCATCTGCGGATACTCCGTGGACGTCGCTCCTGA